The following proteins come from a genomic window of Miscanthus floridulus cultivar M001 chromosome 2, ASM1932011v1, whole genome shotgun sequence:
- the LOC136528645 gene encoding deSI-like protein At4g17486 isoform X2, which produces MSVMMLGSKKERNLSMRFQSGQKSSGNFRLFSKVQSASPPPGNTLVYLNVYDLTPVNGYVYWAGLGVFHSGIEVHGVEYAFGAHDYSVSGVFEVEPRQCPGFKFRKSICMGTTCLDPLQIREFMEIQLVNYNGDTYHLISKNCNHFCEDICKRLTGNLIPKWVNRLARMGAVCNCILPEPLKINAARYDPGCQAEDIERKMLTGSFSCFSSISLCQRHFSTSSLSRGSPTEGASWDTKQSNSTRLKKS; this is translated from the exons ATGTCAG TTATGATGTTGGGCTCAAAGAAGGAAAGGAATCTCAGCATGCGCTTTCAATCAGGCCAGAAATCTTCTGGTAATTTTCGTTTGTTTTCAAAAGTCCAATCTGCCAGCCCACCACCAGGGAATACGCTGGTTTATCTGAATGTGTATGATTTGACACCAGTAAACGGCTATGTTTACTGGGCTGGTCTAGGGGTATTTCATTCTGGCATTGAAG TTCATGGTGTGGAGTATGCATTTGGAGCACATGACTATTCGGTCAGTGGAGTTTTTGAGGTGGAACCTCGGCAGTGTCCTggtttcaaatttaggaaatcaATATGCATGGGAACTACTTGCCTGGATCCTCTCCAAATCAGAGAGTTCATGGAGATTCAGTTAGTAAATTACAATGGGGATACCTACCATTTGATAAGTAAAAACTGCAACCATTTCTGTGAGGATATCTGCAAAAGGTTGACAGGAAATTTAATTCCAAAATGGGTTAATCGTCTTGCTAGAATGG GTGCTGTTTGCAACTGCATTCTACCAGAGCCCCTGAAGATCAATGCAGCCCGTTATGACCCAGGTTGTCAAGCTGAAGATATTGAGAGAAAAATGCTGACAGGTTCCTTCAGttgcttctcttcaatctctctATGCCAAAGACATTTCTCAACATCTTCGCTCTCCCGAGGTTCCCCCACGGAAGGCGCGTCTTGGGATACCAAACAGTCAAATTCTACCCGATTGAAAAAGAGCTGA
- the LOC136528645 gene encoding deSI-like protein At4g17486 isoform X3 — MMLGSKKERNLSMRFQSGQKSSGNFRLFSKVQSASPPPGNTLVYLNVYDLTPVNGYVYWAGLGVFHSGIEVHGVEYAFGAHDYSVSGVFEVEPRQCPGFKFRKSICMGTTCLDPLQIREFMEIQLVNYNGDTYHLISKNCNHFCEDICKRLTGNLIPKWVNRLARMGAVCNCILPEPLKINAARYDPGCQAEDIERKMLTGSFSCFSSISLCQRHFSTSSLSRGSPTEGASWDTKQSNSTRLKKS; from the exons ATGATGTTGGGCTCAAAGAAGGAAAGGAATCTCAGCATGCGCTTTCAATCAGGCCAGAAATCTTCTGGTAATTTTCGTTTGTTTTCAAAAGTCCAATCTGCCAGCCCACCACCAGGGAATACGCTGGTTTATCTGAATGTGTATGATTTGACACCAGTAAACGGCTATGTTTACTGGGCTGGTCTAGGGGTATTTCATTCTGGCATTGAAG TTCATGGTGTGGAGTATGCATTTGGAGCACATGACTATTCGGTCAGTGGAGTTTTTGAGGTGGAACCTCGGCAGTGTCCTggtttcaaatttaggaaatcaATATGCATGGGAACTACTTGCCTGGATCCTCTCCAAATCAGAGAGTTCATGGAGATTCAGTTAGTAAATTACAATGGGGATACCTACCATTTGATAAGTAAAAACTGCAACCATTTCTGTGAGGATATCTGCAAAAGGTTGACAGGAAATTTAATTCCAAAATGGGTTAATCGTCTTGCTAGAATGG GTGCTGTTTGCAACTGCATTCTACCAGAGCCCCTGAAGATCAATGCAGCCCGTTATGACCCAGGTTGTCAAGCTGAAGATATTGAGAGAAAAATGCTGACAGGTTCCTTCAGttgcttctcttcaatctctctATGCCAAAGACATTTCTCAACATCTTCGCTCTCCCGAGGTTCCCCCACGGAAGGCGCGTCTTGGGATACCAAACAGTCAAATTCTACCCGATTGAAAAAGAGCTGA
- the LOC136528645 gene encoding deSI-like protein At4g17486 isoform X5 codes for MSVMMLGSKKERNLSMRFQSGQKSSVHGVEYAFGAHDYSVSGVFEVEPRQCPGFKFRKSICMGTTCLDPLQIREFMEIQLVNYNGDTYHLISKNCNHFCEDICKRLTGNLIPKWVNRLARMGAVCNCILPEPLKINAARYDPGCQAEDIERKMLTGSFSCFSSISLCQRHFSTSSLSRGSPTEGASWDTKQSNSTRLKKS; via the exons ATGTCAG TTATGATGTTGGGCTCAAAGAAGGAAAGGAATCTCAGCATGCGCTTTCAATCAGGCCAGAAATCTTCTG TTCATGGTGTGGAGTATGCATTTGGAGCACATGACTATTCGGTCAGTGGAGTTTTTGAGGTGGAACCTCGGCAGTGTCCTggtttcaaatttaggaaatcaATATGCATGGGAACTACTTGCCTGGATCCTCTCCAAATCAGAGAGTTCATGGAGATTCAGTTAGTAAATTACAATGGGGATACCTACCATTTGATAAGTAAAAACTGCAACCATTTCTGTGAGGATATCTGCAAAAGGTTGACAGGAAATTTAATTCCAAAATGGGTTAATCGTCTTGCTAGAATGG GTGCTGTTTGCAACTGCATTCTACCAGAGCCCCTGAAGATCAATGCAGCCCGTTATGACCCAGGTTGTCAAGCTGAAGATATTGAGAGAAAAATGCTGACAGGTTCCTTCAGttgcttctcttcaatctctctATGCCAAAGACATTTCTCAACATCTTCGCTCTCCCGAGGTTCCCCCACGGAAGGCGCGTCTTGGGATACCAAACAGTCAAATTCTACCCGATTGAAAAAGAGCTGA